From Toxorhynchites rutilus septentrionalis strain SRP chromosome 2, ASM2978413v1, whole genome shotgun sequence, a single genomic window includes:
- the LOC129768642 gene encoding fez family zinc finger protein 2-like codes for MITNSLGHFPDVCCLCLRIRPAPEMIPIDGTQPEFDLQLSDMLEEFSFAIPTELSTALPAAVCEQCEKDFLLAYKLKRRVKFLRSFQIAYLQMKLGNIDPLRTLFNDHHVYMGTLFRELNLISNDQLCWKDLEESCTKNHIKQELLDNEETDFNSEDNNQILEVEILQSNAELSPDHPYDIEIEYLEFDNDKSSDKNSKSEESISCDLNHTEQKTQNEWLCKIGDCQYTIESRDLLVRHKNEVHHCCVCDICGIVLKNKYSLDVHVRRHRGETRFDCEYCPSSFHTSQEHKLHLGLVHVAGEYVKCDICGLGFRNSVCLKRHLKSHSNVRNYKCPHCDMAFKTTMHLHRHKETVHMKVRYNCDHCDMSYGRKDKLRMHVERVHNIQTYFLCSICLKSFPSNDNLEEHMNYHANPKELECAVCLVAYLSQDDFDTHLCISYREDYVCCGRDFKFHTFYNKHMFLVHGEKTNVRVRPAENKLLAKIRAERKQEERCSNCEKVFISRKLKNIHRKTCCGVSPLHFKLKDEVTHAYI; via the exons ATGATAACAAATAGTTTGGGTCATTTCCCTGACGTCTGCTGCTTATGCCTTCGAATTCGACCTGCCCCAGAAATGATTCCTATTGATGGTACACAGCCCGAGTTTGACCTGCAATTAAGTGATATGTTGGAAGAATTTAGTTTTGCAATTCCAACG GAATTGAGCACAGCATTACCTGCGGCTGTGTGTGAACAGTGTGAAAAGGATTTCTTATTGGCATACAAACTGAAACGAAGAGTGAAATTCCTCCGGAGTTTTCAAATAGCTTATCTTCAAATGAAACTAGGGAACATCGATCCGTTAAGGACACTATTCAATGATCATCATGTATACATGGGAACACTTTTTAGAGAACTAAACCTAATAAGCAACGACCAGCTTTGTTGGAAGGATTTAGAAGAAAGTTGTACGAAGAATCACATAAAGCAAGAATTGCTAGACAACGAAGAAACTGACTTCAATAGCGAAGACAATAATCAAATATTGGAAGTTGAGATATTACAATCGAATGCCGAACTGTCTCCTGATCATCCATATGATATCGAAATCGAATATTTGGAGTTTGATAATGATAAATCATCGGATAAGAATTCCAAGTCTGAAGAGTCAATAAGTTGTGACCTAAACCACACTgaacaaaaaacacaaaatgagTGGCTCTGTAAGATTGGTGATTGCCAATATACTATTGAGTCGAGAGATCTGCTGGTGCGACACAAAAACGAAGTGCATCACTGTTGCGTATGTGATATTTGCGGAATTGTTCTGAAAAATAAATACTCATTGGATGTTCACGTTAGACGCCATCGGGGAGAGACTAGATTTGATTGTGAATACTGTCCTTCCAGTTTTCATACCTCCCAGGAACACAAACTTCACCTTGGCTTAGTTCATGTCGCTGGCGAATATGTGAAGTGTGATATTTGTGGTTTGGGATTTAGAAA TTCTGTTTGTTTGAAACGACACCTCAAATCTCATTCAAACGTTCGAAACTATAAATGTCCACACTGCGATATGGCTTTCAAAACAACGATGCACCTTCACCGGCATAAAGAAACTGTTCATATGAAAGTACGCTACAATTGTGATCATTGTGATATGTCTTACGGCAGGAAAGACAAACTTCGAATGCATGTAGAGCGTGTTCATAAT atCCAAACATATTTTCTATGCAGTATATGCCTCAAATCGTTCCCTTCCAACGATAATCTAGAGGAGCACATGAATTATCATGCGAATCCGAAGGAGTTGGAATGTGCAGTATGTCTGGTGGCCTACCTGAGTCAGGACGATTTTGACACGCATTTATGTATTTCATATCGAGAAGATTATGTTTGCTGTGGCCGTGATTTCAAGTTCCATACTTTCTACAATAAGCATATGTTTTTGGTACATGGTGAAAAAACAAACGTTCGCGTTAGACCAGCAGAAAATAAGCTTCTTGCTAAAATTCGTGCCGAACGT aaacaagAAGAACGGTGTTCcaactgtgaaaaagtattcatttCTAGAAAACTTAAAAATATTCATAGGAAGACATGTTGTGGGGTTTCACCCTTGCATTTCAAACTGAAAGATGAGGTTACTCAtgcatatatttaa
- the LOC129764575 gene encoding gamma-tubulin complex component 2 homolog isoform X2 translates to MSEVKAKKILSELVKKSGCTYSADNILTIFRNKDAKYSNRRLGALLTQLFKTTPNGAKYVDEFVSSNPKDSYTAFIFLLNTFIQDCKNDRQLERSVPPPPAQPESVSKRAAIFESPPLSSTRIVTEQVTPETVQEIKEKLVQATIGAVANRSSTSIPATLVPQPYDFVHKKGAILSWNFFYDELYPMQNKNVTAIPLSSQEPIVLKELLDCLVGVKGSLISPKKTIRNGGLNPVEFDVSDQIEESLKDIIREILPLASHYSQVQDFIAASSSLESGQLLQALRAALQSIINDYYLSITRLEDLFLKQQLTLHKLLYFLRPVFHTMEVLAETVTAIRQSNSRGGSVLTLLHDKITSTTGDEKSQKVLIHLIEMAAVPYMEMLHLWMFDGVIHDPRKEFLVEHNVMDLNENELMDYWEKQYTTRLDEVPCFLNKYADVILRTGKYLNVIRECGNSADYSQRNRNTLKYSHTDQMYITAIEDAYNFASSSLLNLIMDKYDLMGRLYSVKRYFLLQQGDFISQFMDACEEDLNKDVDNLRPMRLENLLEVTLNMSSARYDEYNDDLKTMLLPYGILTQISKIVKKEDVFLDTLGDTSQLKGIECFTFSYNAQWPVSIVLNRLTISKYQMIFRQLFYLKHVERILCRVWIANNRTKQFAPQTAKLYRSAFTLRQKMLIAMQNFESYMMIEVIEPNWHIFYQNIKQIKNVDDVLNYHQEFLDQCMKNCMLTEPDLLKSIISLCNICIQFCGFLEEVASTMEPTETFSERVEKFHSDFTNQLLSLLRKITDVATQNPSDKFINLIHRINFNSYYSDNFDF, encoded by the exons atgtctgaaGTAAAAGCTAAGAAAATCCTATCAGAACTAGTGAAGAAATCCGG aTGCACCTACTCGGCCGATAACATTCTCACAATATTCAGAAACAAAGATGCCAAATACAGCAACAGACGCCTCGGTGCGTTGTTAACTCAACTCTTCAAGACTACACCAAATGGCGCAAAGTATGTGGATGAATTCGTTTCCTCCAATCCGAAGGATTCCTACACGGCATTTATTTTTCTGCTGAACACATTCATCCAGGATTGCAAAAATGATCGACAGCTGGAACGATCTGTACCACCTCCACCAGCTCAGCCAGAGTCAGTATCGAAGCGAGCAGCAATATTTGAAAGTCCGCCACTATCTTCAACGAGAATTGTTACGGAACAGGTTACTCCTGAGACAGTTCAAGaaatcaaggaaaaacttgTTCAAGCGACTATCGGTGCcgtggcaaatcgttcatcAACTTCCATTCCAGCCACTCTTGTGCCACAACCTTATGATTTTGTCCATAAGAAGGGTGCTATACTTTCGTGGAATTTCTTCTATGATGAATTGTATCCCATGCAAAACAAGAATGTCACAGCGATTCCGCTGAGTTCGCAAGAACCGATAGTTTTGAAGGAATTGTTGGATTGTTTGGTTGGAGTGAAGGGTTCGCTTATTTCTCCGAAGAAGACGATTCGAAACGGTGGTTTAAATCCGGTTGAGTTCGATGTATCCGATCAGATAGAGGAGTCTTTGAAAGACATTATTAGAGAAATATTACCACTGGCTTCACATTATTCACAAGTTCAAGATTTTATCGCCGCCTCTAGCTCCCTCGAAAGTGGCCAACTACTGCAGGCACTGCGTGCAGCACTTCAATCGATTATAAATGACTACTACCTCTCTATAACGCGATTGGAGGATCTCTTCCTGAAGCAACAGCTTACCCTCCACAAGCTGCTCTATTTTCTGCGTCCGGTTTTTCACACAATGGAAGTCTTGGCCGAAACGGTAACGGCAATTCGTCAAAGCAACTCCCGAGGGGGAAGTGTACTGACGCTGTTGCACGATAAGATTACCTCAACGACGGGCGACGAGAAAAGTCAAAAAGTATTGATACACTTGATTGAGATGGCGGCCGTTCCGTACATGGAGATGCTGCACCTATGGATGTTCGATGGGGTGATTCACGACCCACGAAAGGAATTTCTGGTCGAGCATAACGTGATGGATCTGAACGAGAACGAGTTGATGGACTATTGGGAGAAACAGTACACGACCCGGCTGGATGAGGTTCCCTGTTTTTTGAACAAGTATGCGGATGTGATTTTACGCACGGGGAAGTATCTGAATGTTATCCGCGAATGCG GAAATTCTGCTGATTACAGCCAGCGAAATCGGAACACATTGAAATATTCACACACCGATCAGATGTACATCACTGCTATTGAGGACGCGTATAACTTCGCATCTTCATCGTTGTTGAATTTAATCATGGACAAATACGATCTGATGGGTCGTCTCTATTCCGTGAAGCGATACTTTCTTCTTCAGCAGGGGGACTTCATCTCTCAGTTTATGGACGCTTGCGAGGAGGATTTGAACAAAGATGTCGATAATTTGCGTCCAATGCGGTTGGAAAATTTGCTCGAGGTTACACTGAACATGTCCTCCGCTAGATATGATGAATATAACGATGATTTGAAAACAATGCTCTTACCGTACGGTATATTGACACAAATATCCAAAATCGTAAAGAAAGAGGATGTCTTCCTGGATACATTGGGAGATACGTCCCAACTGAAGGGAATAGAGTGCTTCACCTTCAGCTACAACGCGCAATGGCCGGTTTCGATTGTGCTCAACCGACTGACAATTTCCAAGTATCAAATGATTTTCAGACAGCTGTTTTATCTGAAACATGTCGAGCGCATTTTGTGCCGCGTTTGGATTGCAAACAATCGAACCAAACAGTTTGCCCCGCAGACGGCCAAACTTTACCGGTCTGCTTTCACGCTTCGCCAGAAAATGTTaattgcgatgcagaactttgaATCGTACATGATGATAGAAGTGATCGAGCCTAATTGGCATATTTTCTATCAAAATATCAAACAG ATAAAAAATGTCGATGACGTATTGAACTACCATCAAGAGTTTCTTGATCAGTGTATGAAAAACTGTATGCTCACGGAACCTGATCTGCTTAAATCCATCATCAGCCTCTGCAACATCTGCATCCAATTCTGCGGTTTTCTAGAG
- the LOC129764575 gene encoding gamma-tubulin complex component 2 homolog isoform X1: protein MSEVKAKKILSELVKKSGCTYSADNILTIFRNKDAKYSNRRLGALLTQLFKTTPNGAKYVDEFVSSNPKDSYTAFIFLLNTFIQDCKNDRQLERSVPPPPAQPESVSKRAAIFESPPLSSTRIVTEQVTPETVQEIKEKLVQATIGAVANRSSTSIPATLVPQPYDFVHKKGAILSWNFFYDELYPMQNKNVTAIPLSSQEPIVLKELLDCLVGVKGSLISPKKTIRNGGLNPVEFDVSDQIEESLKDIIREILPLASHYSQVQDFIAASSSLESGQLLQALRAALQSIINDYYLSITRLEDLFLKQQLTLHKLLYFLRPVFHTMEVLAETVTAIRQSNSRGGSVLTLLHDKITSTTGDEKSQKVLIHLIEMAAVPYMEMLHLWMFDGVIHDPRKEFLVEHNVMDLNENELMDYWEKQYTTRLDEVPCFLNKYADVILRTGKYLNVIRECGNSADYSQRNRNTLKYSHTDQMYITAIEDAYNFASSSLLNLIMDKYDLMGRLYSVKRYFLLQQGDFISQFMDACEEDLNKDVDNLRPMRLENLLEVTLNMSSARYDEYNDDLKTMLLPYGILTQISKIVKKEDVFLDTLGDTSQLKGIECFTFSYNAQWPVSIVLNRLTISKYQMIFRQLFYLKHVERILCRVWIANNRTKQFAPQTAKLYRSAFTLRQKMLIAMQNFESYMMIEVIEPNWHIFYQNIKQIKNVDDVLNYHQEFLDQCMKNCMLTEPDLLKSIISLCNICIQFCGFLEEAQRHFIDAELCSMLASTDDFSFSSESDYDVACQQEVASTMEPTETFSERVEKFHSDFTNQLLSLLRKITDVATQNPSDKFINLIHRINFNSYYSDNFDF, encoded by the exons atgtctgaaGTAAAAGCTAAGAAAATCCTATCAGAACTAGTGAAGAAATCCGG aTGCACCTACTCGGCCGATAACATTCTCACAATATTCAGAAACAAAGATGCCAAATACAGCAACAGACGCCTCGGTGCGTTGTTAACTCAACTCTTCAAGACTACACCAAATGGCGCAAAGTATGTGGATGAATTCGTTTCCTCCAATCCGAAGGATTCCTACACGGCATTTATTTTTCTGCTGAACACATTCATCCAGGATTGCAAAAATGATCGACAGCTGGAACGATCTGTACCACCTCCACCAGCTCAGCCAGAGTCAGTATCGAAGCGAGCAGCAATATTTGAAAGTCCGCCACTATCTTCAACGAGAATTGTTACGGAACAGGTTACTCCTGAGACAGTTCAAGaaatcaaggaaaaacttgTTCAAGCGACTATCGGTGCcgtggcaaatcgttcatcAACTTCCATTCCAGCCACTCTTGTGCCACAACCTTATGATTTTGTCCATAAGAAGGGTGCTATACTTTCGTGGAATTTCTTCTATGATGAATTGTATCCCATGCAAAACAAGAATGTCACAGCGATTCCGCTGAGTTCGCAAGAACCGATAGTTTTGAAGGAATTGTTGGATTGTTTGGTTGGAGTGAAGGGTTCGCTTATTTCTCCGAAGAAGACGATTCGAAACGGTGGTTTAAATCCGGTTGAGTTCGATGTATCCGATCAGATAGAGGAGTCTTTGAAAGACATTATTAGAGAAATATTACCACTGGCTTCACATTATTCACAAGTTCAAGATTTTATCGCCGCCTCTAGCTCCCTCGAAAGTGGCCAACTACTGCAGGCACTGCGTGCAGCACTTCAATCGATTATAAATGACTACTACCTCTCTATAACGCGATTGGAGGATCTCTTCCTGAAGCAACAGCTTACCCTCCACAAGCTGCTCTATTTTCTGCGTCCGGTTTTTCACACAATGGAAGTCTTGGCCGAAACGGTAACGGCAATTCGTCAAAGCAACTCCCGAGGGGGAAGTGTACTGACGCTGTTGCACGATAAGATTACCTCAACGACGGGCGACGAGAAAAGTCAAAAAGTATTGATACACTTGATTGAGATGGCGGCCGTTCCGTACATGGAGATGCTGCACCTATGGATGTTCGATGGGGTGATTCACGACCCACGAAAGGAATTTCTGGTCGAGCATAACGTGATGGATCTGAACGAGAACGAGTTGATGGACTATTGGGAGAAACAGTACACGACCCGGCTGGATGAGGTTCCCTGTTTTTTGAACAAGTATGCGGATGTGATTTTACGCACGGGGAAGTATCTGAATGTTATCCGCGAATGCG GAAATTCTGCTGATTACAGCCAGCGAAATCGGAACACATTGAAATATTCACACACCGATCAGATGTACATCACTGCTATTGAGGACGCGTATAACTTCGCATCTTCATCGTTGTTGAATTTAATCATGGACAAATACGATCTGATGGGTCGTCTCTATTCCGTGAAGCGATACTTTCTTCTTCAGCAGGGGGACTTCATCTCTCAGTTTATGGACGCTTGCGAGGAGGATTTGAACAAAGATGTCGATAATTTGCGTCCAATGCGGTTGGAAAATTTGCTCGAGGTTACACTGAACATGTCCTCCGCTAGATATGATGAATATAACGATGATTTGAAAACAATGCTCTTACCGTACGGTATATTGACACAAATATCCAAAATCGTAAAGAAAGAGGATGTCTTCCTGGATACATTGGGAGATACGTCCCAACTGAAGGGAATAGAGTGCTTCACCTTCAGCTACAACGCGCAATGGCCGGTTTCGATTGTGCTCAACCGACTGACAATTTCCAAGTATCAAATGATTTTCAGACAGCTGTTTTATCTGAAACATGTCGAGCGCATTTTGTGCCGCGTTTGGATTGCAAACAATCGAACCAAACAGTTTGCCCCGCAGACGGCCAAACTTTACCGGTCTGCTTTCACGCTTCGCCAGAAAATGTTaattgcgatgcagaactttgaATCGTACATGATGATAGAAGTGATCGAGCCTAATTGGCATATTTTCTATCAAAATATCAAACAG ATAAAAAATGTCGATGACGTATTGAACTACCATCAAGAGTTTCTTGATCAGTGTATGAAAAACTGTATGCTCACGGAACCTGATCTGCTTAAATCCATCATCAGCCTCTGCAACATCTGCATCCAATTCTGCGGTTTTCTAGAG GAAGCACAGCGACACTTTATAGATGCCGAACTTTGTTCGATGCTGGCTTCGACCGATGACTTTTCGTTTTCCTCAGAATCCGACTATGACGTTGCATGCCAGCAG